In one window of Brassica rapa cultivar Chiifu-401-42 chromosome A07, CAAS_Brap_v3.01, whole genome shotgun sequence DNA:
- the LOC103831030 gene encoding F-box protein At1g67340 → MLPVTNRVFYSAGVFTPARKRRRCVSSSVSPAPETNTGPGLLDSIPDDLVVSILCKLASTSRCPADFISVLMTCKRLKSLATCPYVLSRLSRKAIAIKALNWSESAHRFLKRCADAGSLDACYTLGMIRFYCLQNRGNGASLMAKAAINSHAPALYSLAVIQFNGSGGSKNDKDLRAGVALCARAAFLGHVDALRELGHCLQDGYGVPRNISEGRRFLVQANARELAAVLSSGIEARSWLTLSQPQTHGCPLLSDFGCNVPAPETHPANRFLADWFALRGGDSPGDGLRLCSHGGCGRPEIRKHEFRRCSVCGVVNYCSRACQALDWKLRHKMACAPADQGAAGDGEGNVQIEGNVNGDNVPVVPMS, encoded by the exons ATGTTGCCCGTAACCAATAGAGTTTTCTACTCCGCCGGTGTCTTTACGCCGGCGAGGAAAAGACGGCGATGTGTTTCTTCTTCTGTTTCACCGGCGCCGGAAACTAATACCGGACCCGGTCTGTTAGATTCAATCCCGGACGATCTTGTTGTTTCTATCCTTTGTAAACTTGCTTCTACATCACGGTGTCCCGCTGATTTCATCAGCGTTTTGATGAC ATGTAAGAGATTAAAGAGTTTAGCTACGTGTCCTTATGTTCTGTCGAGATTGTCTCGAAAAGCAATTGCCATAAAAGCTCTGAATTGGTCGGAATCAGCTCACCGGTTTCTCAAACGCTGTGCCGACGCCGGAAGTCTCGATGCTTGCTACACTCTCGGAATG ATTCGGTTTTACTGTCTGCAAAACAGAGGAAACGGCGCGTCGCTAATGGCCAAAGCCGCGATTAACTCCCACGCGCCAGCTTTATACTCTCTAGCCGTGATTCAGTTCAACGGAAGCGGTGGTTCCAAGAACGACAAGGATCTTCGAGCCGGTGTGGCTCTGTGTGCGCGTGCGGCTTTCTTGGGACACGTTGACGCGCTCCGTGAGCTTGGTCACTGTCTCCAAGATGGTTACGGTGTTCCACGGAACATCTCCGAAGGTCGGAGATTCCTCGTTCAAGCCAACGCTCGTGAACTCGCCGCCGTTTTATCTTCCGGGATCGAGGCTCGGTCGTGGCTAACCTTGTCGCAGCCTCAAACCCACGGTTGTCCGTTGCTGAGCGATTTTGGATGTAATGTCCCGGCGCCGGAAACGCATCCAGCGAATCGGTTTTTAGCGGATTGGTTCGCTTTACGCGGCGGAGATTCTCCCGGAGATGGGTTGAGATTGTGTTCTCACGGCGGGTGTGGACGGCCGGAGATAAGGAAACATGAGTTCCGGAGGTGTTCTGTTTGTGGCGTTGTGAATTACTGCTCACGCGCTTGTCAAGCTCTGGATTGGAAACTCCGACATAAGATGGCTTGTGCGCCGGCGGACCAAGGTGCAGCCGGTGACGGAGAGGGTAACGTTCAGATTGAGGGAAACGTTAACGGTGATAACGTACCAGTGGTGCCCATGAGTTAA